A window of the Schlesneria paludicola DSM 18645 genome harbors these coding sequences:
- a CDS encoding class I SAM-dependent methyltransferase, giving the protein MAVTGGRGQTHEERLENFYSGQAAGYDSFRKRLLHGREQLFQSLPAPAGGVWVDLGAGTGENAENWGPRLSEFSNAYLIDLSSSLLKVAEQRIQARGWNNVHAVHGDATQFVPPEGSADVVTCSYSLTMIPDWFLAMDHALRILKPGGTFGVVDFFVARKWPAEGLIKHGWSTRTLWQAWFANDNVFLNPDHIPYLQSHFETVSLNQERGKVPYLPFVRAPYYRFVGRKPLN; this is encoded by the coding sequence ATGGCCGTGACGGGTGGTCGCGGCCAGACCCATGAAGAACGGCTTGAGAATTTCTATTCCGGCCAGGCAGCGGGATACGATTCATTTCGCAAACGCCTGCTGCATGGACGCGAGCAACTGTTTCAATCGCTGCCCGCCCCCGCGGGCGGCGTCTGGGTCGATCTGGGAGCCGGAACCGGTGAGAACGCCGAGAACTGGGGCCCCCGGCTGAGTGAATTCTCAAACGCCTATCTGATCGACCTTTCATCCTCGCTCTTGAAAGTCGCAGAACAGCGGATTCAGGCGCGGGGCTGGAACAACGTCCACGCCGTTCACGGCGATGCGACGCAATTTGTCCCGCCCGAGGGTTCCGCAGACGTCGTCACCTGCTCGTACTCGCTCACGATGATTCCTGACTGGTTTTTGGCCATGGATCACGCGCTGCGAATCCTGAAACCTGGTGGAACATTCGGCGTTGTGGATTTCTTCGTTGCCCGGAAATGGCCCGCAGAGGGGCTGATCAAGCATGGCTGGTCGACACGAACGCTATGGCAGGCGTGGTTCGCCAACGACAATGTGTTCCTGAACCCAGACCACATTCCTTATCTGCAGAGCCACTTCGAAACCGTGTCGCTGAACCAAGAGCGAGGCAAGGTTCCCTATTTGCCATTTGTTCGAGCGCCCTACTATCGATTCGTCGGGCGGAAGCCGCTGAACTGA